Proteins from one Salinispora arenicola genomic window:
- a CDS encoding cytochrome P450 family protein, whose product MTIGQTLPDLVYSPEFTRDPYAIFARLREQAPVCRVTTHRGMSAWMVTRHADVRALLADNRLAKDGNRIGELIPRHSTLTGAATGFPPGLTTNMVNSDPPDHTRLRHLVGREFTGHRVEGLRPRIEEIVDDLLDGVAACGDEADLAETLARRLPIAVIGELLGVPEADRAEFFRWADTLYGGTASPEALGQAYNAIVDYLGRLCDAKRDVPADDLLTALVQVSADEDRLSREELVSMALLLLVAGHETTSKQISNGVLALLLNPEQLKLLKAQPARTAGAVEELLRFEGPSLSASLRFTTEPVEVAGVVIPEGEFVLLSLASGNRDPEKFPDPDRLDITRSTQGNLAMGHGIHHCVGAALARLELEIVLIRLVARFPQMQLAVEADDLEWLVNSFFRAPLHLPVSLRR is encoded by the coding sequence GTGACCATCGGTCAAACCCTGCCGGACCTGGTCTACAGCCCTGAGTTCACCCGTGACCCGTACGCGATCTTCGCCCGGCTACGCGAGCAGGCCCCGGTCTGCCGCGTGACCACCCACCGTGGGATGAGCGCCTGGATGGTGACCCGTCACGCCGACGTGCGGGCGCTGCTCGCGGACAACCGGTTGGCAAAGGACGGCAACCGAATCGGCGAGTTGATACCCCGGCACAGCACGCTCACGGGTGCGGCCACCGGGTTCCCGCCCGGACTGACGACCAACATGGTCAACAGTGACCCGCCCGACCACACCCGGCTGCGGCACTTGGTCGGCCGCGAGTTCACCGGGCACCGCGTCGAGGGCCTGCGCCCGCGGATCGAGGAGATCGTTGACGACCTGCTCGACGGCGTCGCCGCCTGCGGGGACGAGGCTGACCTGGCGGAGACCCTCGCACGGCGCCTGCCGATCGCGGTGATCGGCGAACTGCTCGGCGTGCCCGAAGCCGACCGCGCGGAGTTCTTCCGCTGGGCCGACACCCTGTACGGCGGCACTGCGTCACCGGAAGCGCTGGGCCAGGCGTACAACGCGATCGTCGACTACCTCGGCCGGCTCTGCGACGCCAAACGTGACGTGCCCGCCGACGACCTGCTCACCGCGCTGGTGCAGGTCAGCGCCGACGAGGACCGGCTGTCACGCGAGGAACTCGTGTCGATGGCCCTGCTGCTGTTGGTGGCCGGGCACGAGACGACCAGCAAGCAGATCAGCAACGGGGTGCTGGCCCTGCTGCTCAACCCGGAGCAGCTGAAGCTGCTGAAGGCGCAACCCGCGCGAACCGCCGGTGCGGTCGAGGAACTGCTGCGGTTCGAGGGCCCGAGCCTCTCGGCCAGCCTGCGCTTCACCACCGAGCCGGTGGAGGTAGCCGGTGTGGTCATCCCCGAGGGGGAGTTCGTCCTGCTGTCGCTGGCGTCGGGCAACCGTGACCCGGAGAAGTTCCCCGACCCCGACCGGCTCGACATCACCCGCTCCACCCAGGGCAATCTGGCAATGGGACACGGCATCCACCACTGTGTCGGCGCTGCCCTCGCCCGCCTCGAACTGGAGATCGTCCTCATCCGTCTGGTGGCGCGGTTCCCGCAGATGCAACTGGCCGTCGAGGCGGATGACCTTGAGTGGCTGGTGAATTCCTTCTTTCGCGCGCCCCTGCACCTGCCGGTGTCACTCCGGCGGTGA
- a CDS encoding DUF1579 family protein, whose product MTDTPTLPPTDVPPPTQLRALDFLLGHTRCVGETPADGSAPTVMHMYGELTLGGHYLNVDVAWPGTMSGRWIFGWNPIDELINVYYVADSGTQGTATSAGWQDGELTVTGSYAVVEVGGHRMVRDVFRRVDDGHFVINSFVRSSDDERWTPLDVYDCHRV is encoded by the coding sequence ATGACCGACACCCCGACGCTGCCCCCGACCGACGTGCCGCCCCCCACGCAGCTGCGCGCCCTTGACTTCCTGCTCGGGCACACCAGATGTGTGGGCGAGACACCGGCCGACGGATCGGCTCCGACGGTGATGCACATGTACGGCGAGCTGACCCTCGGCGGTCACTACCTCAATGTCGATGTGGCGTGGCCGGGCACCATGTCGGGCCGCTGGATCTTCGGCTGGAACCCGATCGACGAGCTCATCAACGTCTACTATGTCGCCGACTCCGGCACCCAGGGGACGGCGACGTCGGCGGGCTGGCAGGACGGGGAGCTCACCGTCACGGGTTCGTACGCGGTGGTCGAGGTGGGCGGGCACCGCATGGTCCGCGACGTGTTCCGCCGGGTCGACGACGGCCACTTCGTCATCAACTCGTTTGTGCGCTCGTCGGACGACGAACGCTGGACCCCGCTCGACGTCTACGACTGCCACCGCGTCTGA